In the Populus trichocarpa isolate Nisqually-1 chromosome 1, P.trichocarpa_v4.1, whole genome shotgun sequence genome, one interval contains:
- the LOC7485112 gene encoding fasciclin-like arabinogalactan protein 1: MQLTVLLSLLFLLSTATTITYGHNITSILGQHPSLSTFNHYLTLTHLAGEINRRTTITVCAVDNAAMSEILSKKPSISTIKNILSLHVLLDYFGTKKLHQIRDGTALAATMFQATGSAPGSTGFVNITDVKGGKVAFGPKDNGGNLDVFYVKSVEEIPYNISVIQISKLLPSDVAAAPTPEPSAMNITDIMSAHGCKVFADTLIANPDASKTYQDTIDGGLTVFCPLDDPFKAFLPKFKNLTASGKESLLQFFGVPVYQSLAMLKSNNGIMNTLATNGDKKFDFTVQNDGEDVTLKTRGTTAKIVGTLIDEQPLAIYSIDKVLLPKELFKAALTPAPAPAPEEAADAPKSSKHKKPSADDAPSDSPADSPDGDAADQTADNNASVRLDGGRLVAMVLSLCLGLLML, encoded by the exons atGCAGCTTACTGTACTCCTTTCTCTACTTTTTCtcctctccaccgccaccaCCATCACTTATGGCCACAACATTACTTCCATACTAGGCCAGCACCCATCTCTCTCCACTTTCAATCACTACCTCACCCTAACCCACCTCGCCGGAGAAATCAATCGGCGTACAACCATCACCGTCTGTGCCGTCGACAACGCAGCCATGTCtgaaatcctttcaaaaaagCCATCAATCTCCACCATCAAAAACATCCTTTCCCTCCACGTCCTCTTGGATTACTTCGGTACCAAGAAGCTCCACCAGATAAGAGACGGCACCGCGTTGGCAGCCACCATGTTCCAGGCCACCGGGTCAGCTCCTGGGTCTACCGGGTTCGTTAACATAACGGATGTTAAAGGAGGGAAAGTGGCTTTTGGACCGAAAGATAATGGAGGGAACCTTGATGTGTTTTATGTCAAGTCTGTAGAGGAGATACCCTACAACATTTCAGTTATACAGATCAGTAAGTTGTTGCCATCGGATGTGGCGGCGGCGCCCACACCAGAGCCAAGTGCTATGAATATAACGGATATAATGTCAGCTCATGGGTGTAAGGTTTTTGCTGATACTTTGATTGCAAACCCTGATGCTTCAAAGACATATCAG GACACTATTGATGGAGGATTAACAGTGTTTTGCCCTCTTGACGATCCATTTAAGGCCTTTTTaccaaaattcaagaatttaacAGCTTCTGGCAAAGAGTCACTCCTTCAATTCTTCGGTGTTCCTGTTTATCAGTCATTAGCAATGTTAAAATCCAACAATGGAATCATGAACACCTTAGCTACAAATGGGGATAAGAAGTTTGATTTCACAGTGCAAAATGATGGCGAGGATGTGACCCTCAAGACAAGGGGTACCACTGCAAAAATAGTTGGGACTTTGATCGATGAGCAGCCACTTGCTATATACTCCATTGATAAGGTCTTGTTGCCCAAGGAATTGTTTAAAGCAGCACTGACCCCAGCTCCAGCACCTGCCCCGGAGGAGGCGGCAGATGCACCAAAATCTAGCAAGCATAAGAAGCCCTCCGCCGATGATGCGCCATCAGACTCACCAGCTGATTCACCTGATGGCGACGCAGCAGACCAAACAGCTGATAACAATGCTAGTGTGAGACTTGATGGTGGAAGACTTGTTGCCATGGTATTGAGTTTGTGCTTAGGGCTTTTGATGCTGTAG
- the LOC7487546 gene encoding nudix hydrolase 10 — protein MCVLAHKAMVGSMTVSVNSTPPVDLYANGTVHHAELLPASDDDHGGIIVDMKEPMDPDIFHAKLRASLSLWGQQGKKGIWIKLPIALANLVETAVKKGFQYHHAEPNYLMLVYWIPETPSTIPANASHRVCVGAIVLNDKREVLVVQEKSGIFQGKGVWKIPTGVVDEGEEIFMAAVREVKEETAIDTEFLEILAFRQWHKSFFEKSDLVFLCMLRPLSFDIQKQDLEIEAAQWMPFEEYAAQPVAQNHELFTYIIDLCLAKVDRDYIGFSPQPLRSTLNDQISYLYSNARDLNQSSSADRQ, from the exons ATGTGTGTACTCGCCCACAAAG CTATGGTTGGATCCATGACAGTTTCAGTGAATTCCACACCGCCGGTTGATTTGTATGCAAATGGCACTGTTCATCATGCTGAATTACTTCCTGCATCTGATGATGATCATGGTGGTATCATTGTGGACATGAAGGAGCCTATGGACCCGGATATTTTTCATGCCAAGCTCAGAGCTTCATTATCGTTGTGGGGGCAACAG GGGAAGAAGGGAATTTGGATCAAGTTGCCAATCGCACTGGCAAATCTTGTAGAAACTGCGGTTAAG AAAGGATTCCAGTACCACCATGCAGAGCCAAATTACCTCATGCTTGTTTATTGGATTCCTGAAACCCCAAGCACTATTCCTGCAAATGCTTCCCATAGAGTATGTGTTGGTGCTATTGTCTTGAATGATAAAAGAGAG GTACTTGTGGTCCAGGAAAAGAGTGGCATATTTCAAGGAAAAGGCGTGTGGAAAATCCCTACTGGAGTTGTTGATGAG GGTGAGGAGATCTTTATGGCAGCTGTAAGAGAAGTAAAAGAAGAGACGGCA ATTGACACGGAATTTCTGGAAATTCTAGCGTTCAG GCAATGGCACAAATCATTCTTTGAGAAGTCAGATTTAGTCTTCCTCTGCATGCTGCGTCCATTATCTTTTGACATCCAGAAGCAAGACTTAGAGATTGAAGCGGCTCAG TGGATGCCATTTGAGGAATATGCAGCTCAACCTGTAGCCCAGAACCATGAGCTTTTCACCTATATCATTGATTTATGCTTGGCAAAGGTAGACCGGGATTACATTGGATTTTCTCCACAACCATTAAGATCAACGCTTAATGACCAGATAAGTTACTTATATTCAAACGCCAGAGATTTGAACCAGTCAAGTTCTGCTGATCGCCAATAG